In Micropterus dolomieu isolate WLL.071019.BEF.003 ecotype Adirondacks linkage group LG01, ASM2129224v1, whole genome shotgun sequence, the sequence tttattttgtaatagcCTAGTATGATAATATAAAATTTAAAGTTAATGTCAAAGCATGCCGTCTTTATTAATTGATTGTAGTAAATATTATTATCCTCTTAACCCTGTTGCTTTCCCACTAACTCCAGCCTGCTCCAACAATGTGAAATAGATTGTGAACGCTGCCTAATTTGTGATAATGGTCTAAATTACAGAATATACAAATATTGCATATTAGTAGTAATAATGATGTACTGATGATTTAAGTGGCATTACAACGTGCATTTCCACCATAAGCACTCAGCAAAATCCTTTGTCTCATCATGTGATAACTGAACCCACTCGTCAGCCTCCACTCATTGCCGGCCATCTGCTGCTCAGAGTCAGCTTCAAGTCCATCCAATAGCCAGCTGacctgctagcatggctgtagggCATTCTGCTTGAGTATCTGATGTACCTGAAAACTTGCACACCGGgcgactgactgactggcaaGCAGACAGGCTGGGTGACTGACTTGTGGGCTGAGCGGACAGATTATCTTTCCTATTGGGGGAGAGCATAAGGAAGACATGCTTCAGTGCTTCACTCTGGGGAAGCCctcaaaatgtgtttgtgtgggtgtgagcATGTCTGTGgatctgtgtgtgagtgtgtgtgtgtgtgtgtgtgtgtgtgtgttgccttaGGCAGATGAATGCAGACATTGTTTGATACTAGCAGTGGGCTGGAACAGGAGAGCCTGTGCTCACAGcaactgaggaggaggaggaggaggagtaggaggagagagagagagagagagagagagagaaaaggagcagGGGAAGACAGGAAGGAGGGGAGAGAAGGTTTGTAAGTGGGTCGGGGTATCAGGGAGATTCATGGGGGGTTGGGAGGATAGAATAGAGATGCATTTTCATCAACATGTTTCAAGACTTGAACCattttacatattatatatatatttcttatgTAAATTCAAGagactttaaaaaagaaaattacaagACAGTAAGTTAAAGATGCACACTGCTCCAGTTTGTGAACAGTTAATTGTTCTAAATGACAACAGAAACTTGGTTGCCAGGGAAGGCGCTAACAGTACATCTAATCTAAAAAGAATTATGTATTGTTGATTACATGagttacaaaaacacagacacacttagGGTGATAGGATAACACATAGCTTTCAGACACCTGGTCCTGTGCGTCCATATGGAAGAGGGTTTGAGGCCATATGGCCTATATGTCTGACCCAAACTGTATTGGAGGCATGtctgagctctgtgtgtgtgtgtgtgtgcgtgtgtgtctaaCCTATGCTACATTTTGGGACACATTTAAGACTAAAGACCAATTGATTTGGGACAGATTGTCTATTTGGGGACAATAGTCTTGTCTTGGGAAAAAGATGATTTTTGGGCCAGTGGGCAAGTCTTGGTTacggttagggttagggttagccaaGTAGTGGTTAGGATTAGGGTAAGTCTCCAGGAAATTAATGTCTATTTAATATCCAAGTGACATAAGTAAacatgtgtgcacgtgtgtgtgtgtgtgtgtgtgcactatCTTTTTCTAAATCCATATCCTGGCTTAAGTCCTCCCACACTGTTGATCAGCAGATCTTGTATTTGAGTCCTCTAAGTCAGGCTTCTTACacgcttatttttatttacttggaGCTTTTccatgctcacacacatgcacgctcaaacacacacacacacacacacaaacactggtaCATTTGTAATGTCAAGATATTTTTTGCATGAAGCTTTGATATGACTTACCTCACCCAGTGATACACATCTACAAGAAACTAATTCAAAATGTTCATGTGTGGAACTTGTGCTATTAAGTCGTCTGCTCCACTCTCATCGCTCATGTTCCACAAAGATGTATAAACAAGTATGCAAGCAGTCTTTATAATTAGCCACTCCACTCTGTCTCATGACCCACTGAGGAAGCTCACATAAACATATTAAACTGTCTACTGTCTAATCCGTCATAACTCATCAGTGGGTGTGTATCTCTACTTAATTGCTATGACACATGTAGAATACAAAACACAGTACGAACACACAGAGGCACGCATGCAGGGATGGAAAAAGTGTATGTGGGGCTTATAAATTGATGaacagttaaaagaaaagagCAAACACGGCACTGATGACAGGAAaggtagaggaggagaggaggaagaggatggggGAGGGAGTGGAGGGCAGACACTGGCGCCCCGCCAACGTTGACGAAAGCTGCTTAGCCCACCCAGTTGCCATGGATACAGTTAGGAGCAGCACCCAGcctgtgatagagagagagagagagagagaaagagagggaggggagggagggagtctGAGAGAAAACCAGCAGGCAGGCGTTAGAGCAAGTCAGAGTGGGAGTGAAAGAGCACCAGAcagcagggaggagagagagggagagagagagagaggagtgtaTGTGTGgccagagagagatagaggacAGAAAGGCAGCTACAGAGCTAGAGGAAGACGATAGACATATAATAGATAATGGAGGTGCAGTCGGAGTGTGTGGAGCCTCCTGTGGCCCCTCAGTGTGACCCTCAGTCCACAGGGAAGATCAACAAAGCTGCCTTCAAACTCTTCGGAAAGCGGAGCACCGGCTCTGGAATGGCCAGCTTCTTCTCCTTCAGGAACAAAGGGGCTACACACAGCGCAAACAACGGGAATTCTGACAATGGGAATTCTTTGAATGGGAACGGCTCGGCGGCATCGGCAGAGCTCGTTAGGAGCAAAACCCACGATGGACTAACGGGCTCTAACAACGACACTGATGGACAGAGAGGGGAGGCGCTTGCTAGCCTGGAGGCGGGACCGGTGAGGTCTCTCAGCAAATCGCTGACTTTCTTCTCTCTACTCCGACGTGGGAGTTTTAGGTCAAGTCAAAACGGAGGGGCAGGGCTTGTCAGAAGAGGGAGGGGCCTAAAGGGCTTTTTTAGCAGCATGCGATGGAGACGCAAGGAAAAAACTAacgagagagagggggaagaggTGGAAGGCAAGAAGGAGAAGCATGGGGATCTTGCTGACTCTGAAAAGGTAAAGGATATAACGCTCACCCTTGAACCGGCTCCTCATCATCACCAAGAGGATTGTGGGAACGCAGAGACAGAGCCTAACCTAGAGACTCCCACTACTAGTGTTACCATGACACCCCCACACTGTGTTGCCATGCCAGGGCCATCTGGTGAGCCAGACTCCCCCTTTCCTTACACACCAACTGACTCGCCTCTGCGCCCTCCCATCCAAAAAACCAAAGCCTCAATTTCCAGCCTCACCCCCTCCCTCACAACACCCCCTTTGGATCGCTGCAGCACAGGGGACCCACCCTCAGAGCCTTCTGTGGACCGCCTCTGCTCTCTCCTCTTCACCGATGTCACATCCCTCAAGAGCTTTGATTCACTGACAGGTTGTGGTGACATTATTGCTGACGCAGACGAGGAGGGGCCAGCGGGTAATGGGGGTAGTGGCaccagcagtagcagcagtgggggaggaggggggggtgTGGGAGCGGGTGCTGGGAGAGCTGTTGGTGTCACAAGTGCCATGTCTCGTGGCTCCCCATCCAAAACCTCTCTACCTTCCCAGCTCATCCAGCCCATGTTCTCTGTTTCCCCAAGCTCAGTGCCTATCTCCCTCCCAGCCCGGGCTCGGgcaccacctccaccacagcAGCACCCAGCCGGTAGTGGTGTGGTGGCCTACATGGGCGGAGGGGAAGAAATGGCGAGTCCAGAAGGAGTGGATGATGCGGACATGCAGGGGCTCTGGCACATGCTGCCCTCGACAGGGGACAACTCCCCTGCTTTGCCCCGATTACACCAACCTCCCTCTACCACTCCCACTTCCACTTATCCTCCTCGAGCCACCTCCTGCCTTGCCAGCAGCCACCTGCCCTCAGCCTCCAGGAGTGAAGACCGAAAGGTAACACAGGTGAAGGCGTTGGGGCTCAGTAAGATTCCAGTAGTTGGTGGAGCAGGAAGCCGGGCAGCTAAACCCCCCCTCCCTCACACACATGGCCGTCATCCCACATCACCTGGTGAAAAAGAGCCACTTAGTGATGAGGGCTACTGGGACACACCCTCCGCAACACCCACAGCAACACCTGACGAGAGCGGGCTGCAGCGTAACCAGAAGATGGCCCTATCACGTGACAGTTGCTCTGGAGACCACCTGTATGACTTCTACCATGACcctgaagaggaaggagaggaagagcaggaggGAGATGATGATGTAAACAGTACTCCCTCTCCATCAACGGAATACAAACTGAGCCCCAACTCCCAAAcatctcctccttcctcctcctcctgttcctccttcCGGTCAATGAAAGGCAGCACCAGCCTTCCTCGGGAATCCAAGATCCCAGTAAGCACCAGACAAACCCCACCTCCCCACTCTGTAAGCCAGTCAGCCCTCTCCTCTGTTCTAGAGGCCGAATCCCCTCCGGCAAAGACCCAAGCGCCTCCCCCGGCTCGCACCAGAATCCCTGTATCCAAGGTGCCCGTCCGTCGTTCTGGAAACAAACCTGGCAGCAGAACCAGAGGAACTGCCCACAAGAAGTAgttcctatcagatgggggtgGGGTTCTCTCCTACTAATGTATGGACTTGAGTCTACATCACTTCAGGGCTGTTTATGTAGAGCCAAAAGTTTCCCAGACCAAGAAAAATGTTGAGCTGTAGAGTTAACAGCCTATAAATTCCTCTCCAATCTTAAAAGCTCTCATTCCTTAAGTGTTTTGGCTTACGACAGGCAAGAATAGAATAAGTGGTTTTGTTCACTTGAGAAAGTCACGAGGAGACTCCAAAAAGCTGGGTTAACACTTCACAGCCCTCACTGGAACTTTTGATGTTGACTCTTGACAATCCATGGACTCGCAATAGACACATTTGCCTTGTAACTTCCTGGAAAAGCCCCATACCTGCTGAGACTTTGACCGCTCATGACTGCACACTgcaaaaaaactaacaaaaaaactaaagaaaagcAGAGCACCTTCTtatcttttacatttttcttatgGAATTACCACATGGCGTAACACGATTTGCTTATAAGGACCTAAtctaaagttgttttttttctgagtttgtcattttgtctaATCTGTAACAAATTACCTCCTAATCCTTTGATTTTAGAGCCAAAGTTAAAATAAACTTCATTTACAGCCTCTAATTGTCTTGAAAAGACTCAACAGTATCCACAGCCTGGAATAACCCACCAGTTTTTGTTCGGCCATTGTATGTGTTTTTTGCTTTATGAAGATGGTCTTCTTCTGACCGTACACTGATTATTAAACTGCAAATCTAGAGATCTGAACCAGttttattacttacttactttgcAGCTAAAAATGTGGCATAGCTGTCCTACAGAAGGCCACACAAAACTTGTGTTTTTTGGAGGGGGAGAGCGCCTCGGTTTTAGCtggtaaattattttattgtggaTGGACTAAGTTT encodes:
- the amer2 gene encoding APC membrane recruitment protein 2, yielding MEVQSECVEPPVAPQCDPQSTGKINKAAFKLFGKRSTGSGMASFFSFRNKGATHSANNGNSDNGNSLNGNGSAASAELVRSKTHDGLTGSNNDTDGQRGEALASLEAGPVRSLSKSLTFFSLLRRGSFRSSQNGGAGLVRRGRGLKGFFSSMRWRRKEKTNEREGEEVEGKKEKHGDLADSEKVKDITLTLEPAPHHHQEDCGNAETEPNLETPTTSVTMTPPHCVAMPGPSGEPDSPFPYTPTDSPLRPPIQKTKASISSLTPSLTTPPLDRCSTGDPPSEPSVDRLCSLLFTDVTSLKSFDSLTGCGDIIADADEEGPAGNGGSGTSSSSSGGGGGGVGAGAGRAVGVTSAMSRGSPSKTSLPSQLIQPMFSVSPSSVPISLPARARAPPPPQQHPAGSGVVAYMGGGEEMASPEGVDDADMQGLWHMLPSTGDNSPALPRLHQPPSTTPTSTYPPRATSCLASSHLPSASRSEDRKVTQVKALGLSKIPVVGGAGSRAAKPPLPHTHGRHPTSPGEKEPLSDEGYWDTPSATPTATPDESGLQRNQKMALSRDSCSGDHLYDFYHDPEEEGEEEQEGDDDVNSTPSPSTEYKLSPNSQTSPPSSSSCSSFRSMKGSTSLPRESKIPVSTRQTPPPHSVSQSALSSVLEAESPPAKTQAPPPARTRIPVSKVPVRRSGNKPGSRTRGTAHKK